The Macadamia integrifolia cultivar HAES 741 unplaced genomic scaffold, SCU_Mint_v3 scaffold2948, whole genome shotgun sequence genome contains the following window.
TAGTAAAGGAAGACCTAAGCTTCCATTTGCTAACAAACTGACGTGTGAAGACTTGACTTGGTAGGTTTTGTTGGGAAGGCATGGGTTTAGATATTATTATGCAACCAAACAGCTAACTTGTTAAGCCTGCAGTTTGGTGGTAAATTTAATAACAAGAGCAAGCCCTACAGTCAAGGTTAAGTGGTCTCATACAGAGAGAGGGAAGGGTTCAAGCAGAGTTAAGTCGTCTccatacagagagagagagaagggttcaAGCAGAGTAAGTCATCTCCATACAGAGAGAGGGAAGGGTTCAAGCAGAGGTAAGTCATCTCCATACAAAGAGAGGGAAGCATTCAGGCAGAGTTAAGTGGTCTTCATACAGAGAGAGTGAAGTGCAGGGaagaagagagtgagagagaatgATACGAAGACTGTATGAAGCTTCATTGAGTGGAAGTCTCACATCTCTGATTGAACTCATTGAGGAAGACCAGCTTATTCCCGATAGAGTTATGGTCACTTACTTCAATAAGACTCCACTCCACATAGCAGCAATGCTAGGCCACGTTGAGTTTACGAAAGAGCTTTTGAGACGCAAACCAGAACTTGCAACTGAGGACTCAAGAAGCTCTTCACCCCTTCACTTGACTTCAGCAAAAGGGCACCGTGAAATGGTGAAAGACTTGTTGAGTGTCAACCCAAATGTTTGTAGTGTTACTGACCATGATGGGAGAACTCCTCTTCATCTTGCAGCGATCAAAGGCCGTATTGATGTCATGATAGAGTTGATTCAGACACTAGCTGAGGTCATCCATATGAGGGTTGATAGGGGAGAAAGCATTCTGAACTTGTGTTTGAAGTACAACCACTTGGAGGCACTTGAACTAATATTGGAATCAGCAAGTGACCAAGAAGAGCTCCTTAAGTCTAAAGATGATGATGGCAACACTGTTTTGCATCTTGCTGCTGCCAAAAAACCAAAGGTAAGAGTAAATATAAGCATGAGTTATCCCACCACACACAAACACTTAAGATTTTAGCTAATTTAcacttttagtatttttctttagCACACTGAAATCCTTCATATGGGGGTGTGTGTGTAGGACATTTTAATGGGGTATGTAcatagtaggggtgtcaattttaaTTAGGCCCACAACGGCAGGCCCAAGCAAGAAAACTTGAGACTGGcctgtaagatttcctattaggtgggctagcatagtcaaagatttgtttccaaaaccggtttagtggtgttgactaaagatggagtaagcagaaagaatccaatattattggtaagtgatctctatggagatattggattctattagcacaccttaatggtatgaaatatttattactatgtgtggacctaaggtattgcttccttaatggggaggaaaccctaattttattgcagggttggtccctaccctcaccccctatatatagttatcactgacccattaagtgaagctaacgaccaaaagcaaaagggaaagagggtagaccagaccaacattgatcgtgttgtacgaggagcatataagaagacattgaggagttcttattcttcagccatggattcaggtatgcctaaaacttgtctttgtagtgtttgtcgtgcatgcttatcgattttcatgaatcgttccgcatttattttatttcaatggtatcagagcctcgttcatgaaaaatTGATCGGTtgtaccaccagtaataaaaaaatcaattttttctcctcgagtcgttttgttttgaagaaacgagaaaaataatatattatatattactAAAGGACAAAAACTTACAaagttaaatttaaaaaaaaaaatgacaaaagtaAGCCAAACCGTACTTGCAaaccagtgggaggatgtaattatatatattctgaaatgttgtttatggttcgaccagtgaatgtatgttcaatatactgggttgaatttaaaacaagaaaatgagacccagattttgtgttccataactgttttggaacagctatagtgttttgtctttattctatagtgacgttagaattgtatttctgtttatgcacgtttttgcactggtttatcattcctatgatattaaaaagtcatttatgaattACATAATCAGAAAATTAATGGCTatgtttgcatgtcatatttagaatactctatgatgaataaatatattggagttAAGTTGGGTGTAAGTTTTCACACATGTTTAGCTACAAAACGCATTTCTAGGGAATcatgaaagggtgatgtggattccaccaaagtgacgtatcttgttttttcatggttttccctagggcagcatagtaggtgacatttccctaaagatgatgtcaccaaagttaaagaaaatgacagtaacctaaggattctgatcccaaaggtaaggggatctcaaaagttattgttcttttcacagttaatacaagaaaatgagaggaccagtgtattcctgtcttaaaggataaggatacagtttcagctattactcttgagtgatatagtcattacagtgaatgcacatgaatctcaccaagttaaactttgttattagtgtggtctatttaaatcgattttttttaagattcttgTGGCTAGAAttgacatcttaaagattaatattaatgatgatacctatactcacatttgagatgttatgacacaagatcatcctacgttgcttctacatgttgatgatttattaactattttcagcaTAGTTTCAATGAAAACT
Protein-coding sequences here:
- the LOC122067508 gene encoding ankyrin repeat-containing protein BDA1-like, whose product is MIRRLYEASLSGSLTSLIELIEEDQLIPDRVMVTYFNKTPLHIAAMLGHVEFTKELLRRKPELATEDSRSSSPLHLTSAKGHREMVKDLLSVNPNVCSVTDHDGRTPLHLAAIKGRIDVMIELIQTLAEVIHMRVDRGESILNLCLKYNHLEALELILESASDQEELLKSKDDDGNTVLHLAAAKKPKVRVNISMSYPTTHKHLRF